The following proteins come from a genomic window of Salvia hispanica cultivar TCC Black 2014 chromosome 4, UniMelb_Shisp_WGS_1.0, whole genome shotgun sequence:
- the LOC125185223 gene encoding NDR1/HIN1-like protein 1 has protein sequence MTSKDCGNHDDHHRKKLYRNIFLAAAAFAAAVLLAILLVWLILRPTKPHFILQDATVFAFNLSGPSLLTATFQITLSARNPNARIGVYYDRLDVYAAYHSQQITLPMRLPPSYQGHKDITVWSPFVYGREVPVAPYLATSLGQDELTGTVLIHVRVDGRVRWKVGTFISGSYHLYVSCPAYINFGHKYDGITAVGSGIKYQLLMDCNVDV, from the coding sequence atgacgTCCAAGGACTGCGGCAACCACGACGACCACCACCGCAAGAAGCTCTACCGCAACATCTTCCTAGCCGCCGCAGCGTTCGCGGCCGCCGTCCTCTTGGCGATCCTATTGGTGTGGCTGATCCTCCGGCCAACGAAGCCGCATTTCATCCTTCAAGACGCCACGGTGTTCGCTTTCAACCTCTCCGGCCCCAGCCTCCTGACGGCCACCTTCCAGATCACCCTCTCCGCCAGAAACCCCAACGCCAGGATCGGCGTCTACTACGACCGCCTCGACGTCTACGCGGCCTACCACAGCCAGCAGATCACCCTGCCGATGAGGCTGCCCCCGTCCTACCAGGGCCACAAGGACATCACCGTCTGGTCGCCCTTCGTGTACGGCAGGGAGGTGCCGGTGGCGCCGTACCTGGCGACGTCGCTCGGGCAGGACGAGCTGACGGGGACGGTGCTCATCCACGTCAGAGTTGACGGCAGGGTTAGATGGAAGGTTGGGACGTTTATTTCGGGGAGTTATCACCTGTATGTCAGCTGCCCCGCCTATATTAATTTCGGCCATAAATATGATGGGATCACCGCCGTTGGATCCGGGATCAAGTATCAGCTCCTCATGGACTGCAATGTTgatgtttga